In Thermorudis peleae, a genomic segment contains:
- a CDS encoding diacylglycerol/lipid kinase family protein, with protein sequence MRSRALFVVNPQAGRLQPGAIATVQAILAQRYDLTTIDCSVVPAERLPALIADQAPSYECVLALGGDGTISVVASGLVHTGIPLGVLPGGSTNHFARMIGMPGALDAAAHALIHPMRVRYLDTGQVNNRVLIYLGGIGIDALIVRDAPQRVKKVLAWLGYIPPGIRHLQSASWQVTVTVDGQQFHSRARTALVANGGFLVHPRFRVGQGIRPDDGLLDLCLYAPENLWHWFTLVCWMMLGKIHRSRYVRQFRGREITVVAHPPAPVEVDGDFIGFQPLSVRVCPQSLAVLVPASAQ encoded by the coding sequence GTGCGATCTCGTGCGCTCTTCGTTGTCAACCCGCAGGCAGGACGCCTTCAGCCCGGTGCCATTGCTACTGTGCAGGCTATCCTTGCGCAACGCTATGATCTCACGACGATTGACTGCAGTGTCGTACCGGCTGAGCGCTTACCAGCGCTGATTGCCGATCAGGCGCCGTCGTATGAATGTGTCCTTGCGCTTGGCGGTGATGGGACGATCAGCGTAGTTGCGAGTGGACTCGTTCATACCGGAATTCCGCTTGGGGTCTTACCAGGCGGATCAACGAATCATTTTGCTCGCATGATTGGCATGCCGGGTGCCTTGGATGCTGCAGCCCATGCGCTCATTCACCCAATGCGCGTTCGCTATCTTGATACCGGACAAGTGAATAATCGGGTGCTGATTTACCTTGGAGGAATCGGCATCGATGCACTCATCGTGCGGGATGCCCCACAACGCGTGAAGAAAGTGCTTGCCTGGCTTGGATATATCCCGCCCGGAATTCGGCACTTACAGAGTGCTTCCTGGCAAGTGACGGTTACCGTTGATGGGCAGCAATTCCATTCACGGGCACGGACAGCGTTAGTAGCAAATGGTGGCTTCCTTGTCCATCCACGCTTCCGCGTTGGTCAGGGGATTCGCCCCGATGATGGATTGCTTGACCTCTGCCTTTACGCTCCAGAGAATCTCTGGCACTGGTTTACCCTTGTCTGCTGGATGATGCTTGGGAAAATTCACCGTTCGCGATATGTACGGCAGTTTCGTGGCCGGGAGATAACAGTCGTCGCACATCCTCCGGCTCCTGTCGAAGTTGATGGCGACTTCATCGGTTTCCAGCCACTATCGGTACGTGTTTGCCCACAATCCCTTGCTGTCCTCGTTCCCGCTTCGGCTCAGTGA
- a CDS encoding helix-turn-helix domain-containing protein: MGEFGDLLRNARAYRGVTLADAERATRIHRRYLAALEQEAFDVLPPLTYARGIVRAYAQYLGLDPVTVLAKFEEAHGQRSGGFRVVPAVKSVPRTGHWAPNFAIIAFMVVISAVVFAWIYSALSPHPKQAPTLLLADTPTATNGPTAAITPAAALATPPAFVVTATPTAIQSPTLAASSATPSPTSPPPSPTPSPTPTSHTFVIAATDRVWVEASVDGNVALAKVMSPGERVTLQGKTLSVTSGNAPKVRVYVDGQDRGPLGSTWSESQTYP; the protein is encoded by the coding sequence ATGGGCGAATTCGGCGACTTGTTACGGAATGCTCGCGCCTATCGGGGAGTGACGCTTGCGGATGCCGAGCGCGCCACGCGCATTCATCGGCGTTATCTCGCTGCACTTGAACAAGAAGCGTTTGACGTCCTTCCCCCACTCACCTATGCTCGGGGGATTGTCCGGGCCTATGCCCAATATCTTGGCCTTGATCCCGTTACTGTCCTTGCGAAGTTTGAAGAAGCACACGGCCAACGGAGCGGAGGATTCCGGGTTGTCCCGGCAGTGAAGTCAGTACCACGAACGGGGCACTGGGCACCCAACTTTGCTATTATCGCTTTTATGGTTGTGATCTCCGCTGTTGTCTTTGCCTGGATTTATAGCGCCCTGAGTCCACACCCGAAGCAAGCTCCAACCCTGCTCCTTGCGGACACACCGACGGCAACAAATGGACCAACCGCAGCGATAACGCCAGCTGCAGCTCTTGCAACGCCGCCCGCTTTCGTCGTAACAGCAACACCAACAGCAATACAATCACCGACCCTTGCTGCATCATCAGCTACTCCCTCACCTACTTCTCCTCCACCGTCGCCAACGCCGAGTCCAACGCCGACAAGCCACACGTTCGTTATTGCTGCAACAGACCGCGTCTGGGTTGAAGCGAGCGTTGATGGCAACGTAGCGCTTGCAAAAGTTATGAGCCCAGGCGAGCGCGTTACACTCCAGGGGAAAACACTGTCAGTAACGTCAGGAAACGCGCCAAAAGTTCGCGTCTATGTCGACGGACAGGATCGTGGCCCGCTTGGCTCAACGTGGAGCGAGAGCCAAACGTATCCATAG
- the miaB gene encoding tRNA (N6-isopentenyl adenosine(37)-C2)-methylthiotransferase MiaB, whose amino-acid sequence MTRSVFPTSLPVERPVDGVKRFHIWTIGCQMNEAESAKAAALLRQAGYVSALREEDADIVIVNTCVVRQQAEEKAAGHIGALARLKQRNPNVRIAVTGCMVTGQEEKLSARFPHVDLFYGPSEFERLVEIAPELRDVDFDLAELPHYYDEGTSDPEVTAFVPIIYGCNFVCSYCIVPYRRGRERSRPMADIVAEVERLAARGVREITLLGQTVNAYGHDLPGQPDLADLLAAVHEVDGIERIRFLTSHPKYFSDKLIAAIRDLPKVCEHVNLPVQSGDNEVLRRMRRNYTVEYYRERIAKIREMIPDVTLSTDIIVGFPGETEEQFQHTYQLLEDIRFDKVHVAMYSPRPGTLSARWEDDVPRAEKRRRHQAIEKLQEQICRERNERYRGQVVEVLVDGMARGRWRGRTRGNTLVFFESPDSWKGKLVHVRITQVSPWYLLGELIEPQTSHGGVQQYVAVSR is encoded by the coding sequence ATGACGAGGTCTGTGTTCCCGACATCCTTGCCGGTTGAACGTCCTGTGGATGGAGTCAAACGCTTTCATATCTGGACCATCGGCTGCCAAATGAACGAAGCCGAGTCTGCCAAAGCTGCGGCGCTGTTACGGCAGGCAGGATACGTCAGTGCGCTCCGTGAAGAAGATGCCGACATCGTTATTGTCAATACGTGTGTTGTTCGGCAGCAGGCTGAGGAGAAAGCCGCAGGACATATTGGCGCACTTGCTCGCTTAAAGCAGCGAAACCCCAATGTACGAATTGCCGTAACCGGTTGTATGGTCACCGGTCAGGAAGAGAAGCTTTCAGCACGATTCCCGCATGTCGATCTCTTTTATGGACCGTCGGAATTTGAACGACTTGTTGAAATTGCCCCTGAGCTGCGTGATGTCGATTTCGATCTTGCTGAGCTGCCACATTACTATGATGAGGGGACAAGTGACCCCGAAGTTACCGCGTTTGTGCCGATTATCTATGGCTGTAACTTTGTCTGCTCGTACTGCATCGTACCATATCGACGTGGGCGAGAGCGAAGCCGGCCAATGGCTGATATCGTGGCCGAGGTTGAGCGTCTAGCAGCCCGTGGTGTTCGCGAAATTACGTTGTTAGGGCAGACTGTTAATGCCTACGGCCACGACCTACCAGGCCAGCCGGATCTGGCTGACCTCTTAGCTGCGGTGCATGAGGTTGATGGCATTGAGCGTATCCGTTTCCTTACATCGCATCCCAAGTACTTCTCGGACAAGCTCATCGCAGCAATTCGTGATTTGCCGAAAGTCTGTGAACATGTTAACTTGCCGGTTCAATCTGGCGATAATGAAGTCCTTCGACGCATGCGGCGCAACTACACGGTCGAGTACTATCGCGAGCGTATTGCCAAGATTCGCGAAATGATTCCCGACGTGACACTCTCTACTGATATCATCGTTGGTTTTCCAGGAGAGACAGAGGAACAATTCCAACATACGTACCAGTTACTTGAAGATATCCGTTTTGACAAAGTACATGTGGCAATGTATTCGCCACGGCCGGGCACACTTTCCGCGCGCTGGGAAGACGATGTGCCACGTGCTGAAAAGCGGCGCCGTCATCAAGCGATTGAAAAGTTGCAAGAACAAATCTGCCGCGAGCGGAATGAGCGCTATCGAGGCCAAGTTGTCGAGGTCCTGGTGGACGGTATGGCTCGCGGTCGATGGCGTGGGCGAACGCGGGGCAACACGTTGGTCTTCTTTGAGTCGCCTGACTCATGGAAAGGCAAGCTCGTCCACGTTCGCATCACGCAGGTAAGTCCATGGTACCTCCTTGGAGAGCTGATAGAACCACAAACATCGCATGGAGGGGTACAGCAGTATGTTGCAGTTTCCCGGTGA
- a CDS encoding SAM hydrolase/SAM-dependent halogenase family protein, whose translation MNRFPRPSGLITLLTDFGERDTYVGQMKAVILSLAPQVRLVDLTHAVPPQDILEGSFQLATAWRVFPPGTVHVAVVDPGVGTARRALACLAGEQYFVLPDNGVGTLVFRETPPHMVVALDRPQFFRHPVSRTFHGRDIFAPVAAHLASGTDLALLGTPIAPSEIVQLSLTPVVRTPERVQGPLLSIDHFGNCRTLIRPEDIPFAYETALVRCGSVVIHGIHTTYGDVKPGSPLALFGSHGGLEIAIRNGNAAHELGLRRGDLVEITSA comes from the coding sequence ATGAACCGCTTTCCTCGACCCAGTGGCTTGATTACACTCCTGACAGATTTCGGCGAGCGCGACACCTATGTGGGACAGATGAAAGCCGTGATCCTCAGTCTTGCCCCACAGGTTCGCCTTGTTGACCTGACCCACGCTGTTCCACCACAAGATATTCTCGAAGGAAGCTTTCAGCTTGCGACAGCGTGGCGTGTCTTCCCACCAGGAACAGTGCATGTCGCAGTGGTCGATCCAGGAGTCGGGACGGCACGGCGTGCTCTCGCGTGTCTTGCCGGCGAGCAGTACTTCGTGCTGCCAGACAATGGGGTAGGAACCCTGGTTTTTCGTGAGACACCGCCCCACATGGTCGTGGCACTCGATCGCCCCCAATTTTTCCGTCATCCTGTCTCACGGACATTTCATGGCCGTGATATCTTCGCACCTGTAGCAGCTCACCTTGCATCGGGTACTGACCTTGCACTCCTTGGCACACCAATCGCACCAAGCGAGATTGTCCAGCTCTCGCTTACGCCTGTGGTACGGACACCGGAACGTGTGCAAGGCCCACTGTTGTCAATCGACCACTTCGGCAATTGTCGAACGCTGATCCGGCCCGAGGATATTCCGTTTGCCTATGAAACTGCGCTTGTTCGGTGTGGGAGTGTGGTAATTCATGGTATTCACACGACATATGGCGATGTCAAACCGGGGTCACCACTTGCACTTTTCGGCAGCCACGGCGGCCTTGAGATTGCAATTCGCAACGGAAACGCTGCACACGAACTTGGCCTCCGTCGTGGCGATCTTGTTGAAATTACGTCAGCCTAG
- the mobA gene encoding molybdenum cofactor guanylyltransferase yields MDLSIAILSGGQSRRMGKDKALLDVGGEPLLGRVLRRVAPLSDDLLLIAPARPGYEQFAARRVDDLVPQAGPLGGIYTALTTAQHPYCLVLACDLPFVNVQLLRYMISLPRDYDVLIPALRGTSAQGGEETLQTLHAIYSRACIPAIEQQLAQGRYQVIGFFPRVHVRRIPESTVRQFDPELLSFFNANTPEAYAWALAHVQAFDAAERLQG; encoded by the coding sequence GTGGATCTTTCGATTGCGATTCTGTCCGGAGGCCAGAGTCGTCGTATGGGGAAAGATAAAGCTCTGCTTGATGTTGGGGGTGAGCCACTGCTTGGACGTGTCCTCCGGCGGGTTGCTCCGCTTTCAGATGATCTCCTGCTCATTGCCCCAGCACGTCCAGGATATGAGCAATTTGCCGCCCGTCGAGTCGACGATCTTGTCCCACAAGCTGGACCATTAGGCGGGATCTACACCGCGCTTACAACTGCGCAACATCCCTACTGCCTCGTTTTAGCGTGTGATCTCCCCTTTGTTAACGTGCAATTGCTCCGCTATATGATCAGCCTTCCTCGAGATTATGACGTCCTCATTCCTGCGCTTCGTGGCACAAGCGCTCAGGGTGGTGAAGAAACGCTGCAAACGCTCCACGCGATCTACAGCCGAGCCTGCATTCCTGCAATTGAACAGCAACTCGCCCAGGGGCGATACCAGGTTATCGGCTTCTTCCCACGAGTTCATGTCCGGCGCATTCCTGAGTCGACTGTTCGACAATTTGATCCCGAGTTACTCAGCTTCTTTAATGCGAACACACCAGAGGCTTATGCCTGGGCGCTTGCGCATGTGCAGGCCTTCGATGCTGCAGAACGCCTTCAGGGATGA
- a CDS encoding cyclic-di-AMP receptor yields the protein MHLIIAIVHEQDAPLIVATLVEAGLKVTQISATGKLLQPGSAALLLGVSEDELRQALQLLHAYWQEQPAPPAPDRLEEESEWQTVPLPRVVGGGSLFILPVERYEQVLSGVSR from the coding sequence ATGCACCTCATTATTGCGATCGTGCATGAGCAGGATGCCCCACTGATTGTGGCTACGCTCGTTGAAGCAGGTTTGAAGGTGACGCAAATTTCAGCTACCGGCAAACTTCTGCAACCTGGAAGCGCCGCACTGCTGCTCGGGGTTTCAGAAGATGAACTTCGTCAAGCGCTTCAACTCTTGCACGCATACTGGCAGGAGCAACCAGCACCGCCAGCACCTGATCGTCTCGAAGAGGAATCCGAATGGCAAACAGTTCCATTACCGCGTGTCGTCGGAGGAGGCTCGCTCTTCATCCTCCCAGTCGAACGCTACGAGCAAGTCCTTAGCGGAGTATCACGATAG
- a CDS encoding thiamine pyrophosphate-binding protein, producing MLREQGEHVRVRGGQAVVHTLERLGVDVVFGIPGVHTLEIYDALYDSPIRHVLARHEQGVGFMADGYARVSGRPGVAIVITGPGVTNVATPFAEAYADSSPVLVIASNVEQAWQGQMLGHLHDLRDQLGLMRSITPWAKRAHTVQEIPCLLHEALTFMLGGRSRPAYLEVPLDVLSAEADIDVASLTPITRPVMAPSPEIVAVAAKTIATARRVVIYAGGGAVASQAGAELAALAEWLHAPVLTSTQGKGSIPDDHPYSVGNLWEPGNPVENLLREADLVLIFGSKLGAMETNYQQMPLPPIRIRVDADPQEILRNYPPTIPIVADCRLTARALLEALRHERLQCAGWSPDEVAAVRQKALARAWGHEQAAYIRAIRSALPRDGILVVDMTMMGYVANRFYPVYTPRSYLFPTGYGTLGFALPAAIGAKIARPDVPVVALVGDGGFQYTMEELGAAVQLGIGLPIILCNDSAYTAVKDEQARRFDRRFIAVDLVNPDFQRLAAAYGIPSVRVASPEQLQDALSVALERSVPTVIELPVSFPV from the coding sequence ATGTTACGGGAACAGGGGGAACATGTGCGAGTTCGTGGTGGGCAAGCGGTTGTCCATACACTCGAGCGACTTGGCGTTGACGTCGTCTTTGGTATTCCCGGCGTCCATACGCTTGAAATTTATGATGCCTTATATGATTCACCGATCCGCCATGTCCTTGCTCGCCATGAGCAGGGCGTTGGGTTCATGGCTGATGGCTATGCCCGCGTTTCAGGACGCCCTGGCGTAGCGATTGTTATTACTGGCCCGGGGGTCACAAACGTCGCTACGCCGTTTGCCGAAGCCTATGCTGATTCATCACCAGTCCTGGTGATTGCGTCCAATGTCGAGCAGGCGTGGCAGGGGCAGATGCTTGGCCATCTCCACGACCTTCGCGATCAGCTCGGCTTAATGCGAAGCATTACCCCTTGGGCGAAGCGTGCGCATACTGTTCAAGAAATTCCATGCCTTCTCCATGAGGCGTTGACCTTCATGCTTGGAGGACGCTCTCGTCCTGCCTATCTGGAAGTTCCCCTCGACGTCCTGAGTGCTGAAGCGGACATCGACGTTGCTTCACTCACGCCAATAACGCGACCCGTCATGGCGCCATCACCAGAGATCGTTGCTGTAGCGGCCAAGACAATCGCCACGGCACGTCGCGTTGTGATCTACGCTGGTGGTGGGGCAGTTGCAAGTCAAGCTGGAGCTGAGCTGGCAGCATTGGCAGAGTGGTTGCACGCTCCAGTACTAACCAGCACGCAGGGTAAGGGCAGTATTCCAGATGACCATCCGTATAGTGTGGGAAACCTCTGGGAACCGGGCAATCCGGTTGAAAATCTTTTGCGTGAAGCAGACCTTGTCTTGATTTTTGGCTCCAAGCTTGGCGCAATGGAGACGAATTACCAACAGATGCCACTCCCACCCATCCGCATTCGCGTTGATGCTGATCCGCAGGAGATATTACGCAACTATCCACCAACGATCCCCATCGTTGCCGATTGCCGGCTCACAGCACGTGCCTTACTCGAGGCTCTGCGACATGAGCGTCTTCAATGCGCAGGCTGGTCGCCGGATGAGGTTGCTGCAGTTCGGCAGAAGGCTCTGGCACGAGCGTGGGGGCATGAGCAGGCAGCCTACATACGTGCAATTCGCTCAGCTCTTCCGCGCGACGGCATCCTTGTGGTTGACATGACGATGATGGGCTACGTCGCGAATCGCTTCTATCCCGTCTATACACCGCGAAGTTACCTCTTCCCGACTGGCTACGGAACGCTCGGCTTTGCGCTGCCAGCAGCAATTGGTGCGAAAATTGCCCGACCTGATGTGCCAGTTGTGGCTTTGGTTGGTGATGGCGGATTCCAATACACTATGGAAGAACTCGGAGCAGCGGTACAACTTGGGATCGGTTTGCCGATTATCCTCTGCAACGATTCCGCATATACCGCTGTCAAGGACGAGCAGGCGCGACGTTTTGATCGCCGTTTTATTGCGGTTGATCTCGTCAATCCCGATTTTCAGCGTCTTGCTGCCGCATATGGGATTCCATCGGTGCGCGTAGCCTCACCGGAGCAACTGCAAGACGCGTTGAGTGTTGCGCTTGAGCGCTCTGTGCCGACGGTGATTGAGCTTCCGGTTTCTTTTCCGGTGTAG
- a CDS encoding GNAT family N-acetyltransferase: protein MRCQVTGHDLQLWRYRWYGRLLVSDGVRNYALPMTGTIAQWFQPGEIVEFSRLSADKEEPLGFDNYMLARVSDDGLIPVWPVWQDEQQLVRTLPLSDQPLYTYRLRFREATRESDFLAIVDFEQHHYAAEEAEIARWYCPDDGRVVVANAQPFCPVCHRPMRFADLVDATRASRFLLAELLDREPYEPSVIGYVRVDPPLPIMHRRLPDGTIVRDIRRQIFPPDWISPTYWPVVVYRRLRKEHPDRPARELWAMAEAEALAQCNTRGARIARVVVHPDYRGDGLGVRLVQAALRWIHDRRIPEMRQAKDIVETVALMARYNPFFERVGFRYLWDTASGRPVLYYALTPDAQTRIDHFLAHDEVGQQHRGQLYRARLDPVEPLAGSIVIDHVTKFYRTTLSLRALPMSLQQLLRAFGVARRTMTKTVFRRLSLEIPPRAIVALVGASGSGKTTLLRMIAQAAGEPFGSVAQPDTGRVLVPENVQVAVFFPGEREPLFEGVTLLEAVWRLTNDEVAALELLNAVGLGDALLFRATPGQLSTGQRERARLALLFASRANLILIDEFAAHLDPSLARRVARKLSELARRLAVTVIVATHRPEVVEALAPDHTLVVGYGGVRPLT, encoded by the coding sequence ATGCGGTGTCAGGTTACCGGTCACGATCTGCAACTCTGGCGTTATCGGTGGTATGGCCGTCTCCTCGTTTCAGACGGGGTACGGAATTATGCGCTGCCCATGACGGGAACGATTGCCCAGTGGTTTCAGCCTGGAGAAATCGTTGAATTCTCCCGTCTATCTGCAGACAAGGAGGAACCACTCGGGTTTGATAACTATATGCTCGCACGCGTCAGCGATGATGGGCTCATACCAGTTTGGCCAGTATGGCAGGATGAGCAACAACTCGTTCGGACGCTACCACTTTCTGACCAGCCGCTTTATACCTATCGCCTTCGTTTCCGCGAAGCGACGCGTGAATCGGACTTTCTCGCCATTGTCGACTTTGAACAGCACCACTACGCGGCTGAAGAAGCTGAAATCGCGCGATGGTACTGTCCCGACGATGGGCGCGTCGTTGTTGCAAATGCGCAGCCATTTTGCCCAGTATGTCATCGTCCAATGCGCTTTGCAGACCTCGTTGATGCCACACGAGCAAGTCGGTTTCTGCTTGCTGAGTTGCTTGACCGCGAGCCGTATGAGCCATCGGTGATTGGCTATGTCCGCGTTGATCCTCCATTGCCGATCATGCATCGACGACTTCCTGATGGGACGATTGTCCGCGATATCCGTCGGCAGATCTTCCCTCCCGATTGGATTTCGCCGACGTATTGGCCAGTTGTTGTGTACCGGCGTCTTCGTAAGGAACATCCCGATCGGCCAGCCCGTGAACTCTGGGCGATGGCAGAGGCCGAGGCGCTGGCTCAGTGCAACACCCGTGGAGCACGGATTGCTCGCGTTGTCGTGCATCCCGACTATCGTGGTGATGGGTTAGGCGTTCGCCTTGTCCAGGCTGCCCTTCGCTGGATTCACGATCGGCGCATTCCGGAAATGCGCCAAGCCAAGGATATCGTTGAAACTGTTGCCCTCATGGCTCGGTATAATCCATTTTTTGAACGGGTTGGATTCCGCTACCTCTGGGATACGGCGTCTGGCCGGCCTGTGCTCTACTATGCGCTGACGCCCGACGCGCAAACCCGCATCGACCATTTTCTTGCCCATGACGAAGTTGGGCAGCAGCATCGCGGACAGCTTTATCGCGCTCGGCTTGACCCGGTAGAACCATTGGCCGGCTCGATCGTTATCGATCATGTCACCAAGTTCTACCGCACAACGTTAAGCCTTCGTGCCTTACCCATGTCGTTGCAGCAACTGCTCCGTGCTTTTGGTGTGGCCAGACGCACAATGACGAAAACCGTTTTCCGCCGCCTCAGTCTTGAAATTCCTCCACGCGCTATCGTTGCCCTTGTTGGTGCTTCCGGAAGTGGGAAAACAACACTCCTCCGCATGATTGCTCAAGCAGCTGGTGAACCGTTTGGATCGGTTGCTCAGCCGGATACTGGACGCGTACTGGTGCCCGAGAACGTTCAGGTGGCCGTCTTCTTCCCTGGTGAGCGCGAACCACTGTTTGAAGGCGTAACACTTCTTGAAGCAGTATGGCGCCTTACGAATGATGAAGTTGCTGCGCTCGAGTTGCTCAATGCGGTCGGACTCGGCGATGCTTTGCTCTTCCGAGCAACTCCGGGACAGCTTTCAACTGGACAGCGGGAACGAGCACGGCTTGCGTTGCTCTTTGCGAGCCGTGCGAACCTGATCCTTATCGACGAATTTGCTGCTCATCTCGATCCATCACTCGCTCGCCGTGTGGCACGCAAGTTGAGTGAACTCGCTCGCCGGCTTGCAGTGACGGTCATCGTAGCGACTCATCGTCCTGAAGTTGTTGAGGCGCTGGCCCCTGATCATACATTGGTGGTGGGGTATGGCGGTGTTCGACCTTTAACGTGA
- a CDS encoding ASCH domain-containing protein codes for MSQDEPELPEHILTVREPWATHIVEGRKLWEIRRYPTRIRGRIGIASSRGLIGTVRLTDVLGPFTIEELLDHIEKHLAPATFLEAYAQGQPLYAWVLEDPEPFPTPYALERPTGPRIWVRRRHVKGRTPPYPTTNV; via the coding sequence ATGTCACAAGACGAGCCCGAACTACCGGAGCATATTCTGACTGTCCGTGAGCCCTGGGCAACGCACATCGTGGAGGGGCGAAAACTTTGGGAAATTCGGCGCTATCCAACGCGGATTCGTGGGCGCATCGGAATTGCCAGCAGCCGGGGACTCATCGGCACCGTTCGACTGACTGATGTCTTAGGGCCATTTACCATCGAGGAATTGCTTGATCATATTGAGAAGCATCTGGCCCCCGCCACCTTTCTCGAAGCGTATGCTCAGGGGCAACCACTGTACGCTTGGGTGCTTGAGGATCCAGAACCCTTTCCAACACCGTATGCGCTCGAACGGCCAACTGGGCCCCGCATTTGGGTCCGGCGGCGTCACGTTAAAGGTCGAACACCGCCATACCCCACCACCAATGTATGA
- the cimA gene encoding citramalate synthase: MAAEPMTSGPTVAIYDTTLRDGTQGSGISLTTDDKLKIARALDRLGVAYIEGGWPGSNPKDLAFFERAAHEHWEHARIVAFGSTRRAHVAPEDDANLQLLLSAQTPTVTIVGKASAFQVVRVLNTTLDENLAMVRESVAYLKAAGKEVFFDAEHFFDGYRDDPNYALAVLRAACEAGADAVVLCDTNGGTLTEPLTEAVRHVVREIPCVVGIHTHNDCELAVANSIAAVRAGARHVQGTINGLGERVGNANLCSVIPILEYKMGYRCLPPGKLALLTETSRYVAEVANVAHDPKLPFVGAHAFTHKAGLHVNAIAKEPRAYEHMPPEAVGNTRHVLVSELSGRSNIVLKAQTFGIDLSDKPEIVRQIVEQIKELEFLGFWFEDADASLELLIRRALPGYTPPFTVLDYTVLTEYREGRGMLAEAMVKLQIHDQVFHTAAEGNGPVNALDAATRKALQAFYPHIADVRLEDYKVRVLDDHHGTGAKVRVWIRSGDNFRSWSTVGCSTNIIEASWMALADSLTYPLVTPLPTGTQSITPAVEAKASR, translated from the coding sequence ATGGCGGCAGAACCAATGACGTCCGGGCCAACAGTTGCAATCTATGACACGACGCTTCGTGATGGGACGCAAGGTTCTGGCATTTCCTTGACCACTGACGATAAGTTGAAGATCGCACGGGCGCTCGATCGCCTTGGCGTTGCCTATATCGAGGGCGGCTGGCCTGGTTCTAACCCGAAGGATCTTGCATTTTTTGAGCGGGCAGCTCATGAACACTGGGAGCATGCACGCATCGTAGCTTTTGGCAGTACACGAAGGGCGCACGTCGCTCCAGAGGATGATGCTAATCTGCAATTGCTGCTTTCTGCCCAGACGCCGACCGTCACCATTGTTGGAAAAGCGTCAGCATTCCAGGTCGTACGCGTATTGAACACGACGCTCGACGAAAACTTAGCAATGGTACGCGAATCTGTCGCGTACCTGAAGGCTGCCGGGAAGGAAGTGTTCTTTGATGCAGAGCATTTTTTTGACGGCTACCGCGACGATCCCAACTATGCTCTTGCTGTCTTACGGGCTGCATGTGAGGCTGGAGCTGATGCTGTCGTGCTCTGCGATACGAATGGTGGGACGCTGACCGAGCCATTAACTGAAGCAGTGCGACACGTTGTGCGAGAAATTCCCTGTGTTGTTGGCATTCATACGCATAATGACTGTGAATTGGCGGTTGCGAACAGTATTGCCGCTGTGCGAGCTGGGGCGCGACATGTTCAAGGAACGATCAATGGCCTTGGAGAGCGTGTTGGCAACGCGAATTTGTGCTCAGTGATCCCAATTCTTGAATATAAGATGGGGTATCGCTGCTTACCACCTGGAAAACTTGCGCTCTTGACAGAGACCTCTCGCTATGTAGCGGAAGTAGCGAATGTCGCGCACGATCCAAAGCTCCCATTCGTCGGGGCACATGCCTTTACCCACAAAGCTGGCCTCCACGTGAATGCAATTGCGAAGGAGCCGCGTGCCTATGAACACATGCCCCCTGAGGCAGTCGGAAACACGCGCCATGTCTTAGTGTCTGAGCTCAGTGGACGGAGCAATATTGTTCTTAAAGCTCAGACATTTGGCATCGATTTAAGCGACAAGCCAGAGATCGTACGACAGATCGTTGAGCAAATCAAAGAGTTGGAATTTCTCGGATTTTGGTTTGAAGATGCCGACGCGTCACTTGAACTGCTGATCCGGCGAGCATTGCCCGGCTATACTCCGCCCTTCACTGTGCTCGATTACACTGTGCTCACTGAATATCGTGAAGGTCGTGGGATGCTGGCGGAGGCGATGGTAAAGCTTCAAATTCATGATCAGGTTTTCCATACTGCTGCAGAAGGCAACGGGCCGGTGAATGCCCTTGACGCGGCGACGCGCAAAGCGTTGCAAGCTTTCTACCCGCACATTGCCGATGTGCGCCTTGAGGACTACAAAGTGCGGGTGCTTGACGACCATCACGGCACAGGGGCAAAAGTGCGAGTCTGGATCCGCTCCGGGGATAACTTCCGCAGCTGGAGCACTGTTGGGTGCTCTACCAATATCATCGAAGCATCATGGATGGCGCTTGCTGATAGCTTGACGTACCCGTTAGTTACGCCGTTACCAACTGGAACACAGTCAATTACTCCGGCAGTGGAAGCTAAGGCGTCTCGTTAG